A window from Opitutia bacterium ISCC 52 encodes these proteins:
- a CDS encoding MoxR family ATPase — protein MSDTNPETEPEIEEAPAEENEVASEATETAPEPAPEPQPPAKPNPHKEDEAAFERLQEGRERVKAELGKVIIGQEEVIDQILLTLLCGGHCLLTGAPGLAKTLLVKSVAQIFQLNFNRIQFTPDLMPADITGTEILTDTPEGRKLSFVKGPIFANIILADEINRTPPKTQAALLESMQEHQVTAAGERHALEEPFFVLATQNPVEMEGTYPLPEAQLDRFLFNVLIDYLPEDDEVAVVQQTTARLGEPIEPVFTAEDAMAFQKLVSQVPVSEDIVRYAVRLTAASRPSDSNAPDFVKGWINWGAGTRAAQALVLGAKALALWEGRAHVGIEDIRKLAAPVLRHRVLLNYRAEAEGATIEQVIAKLVEAVQETVS, from the coding sequence ATGAGCGACACCAATCCAGAAACCGAACCCGAGATCGAAGAAGCGCCGGCTGAAGAAAACGAAGTAGCCAGTGAAGCTACTGAGACTGCGCCGGAACCCGCACCGGAACCTCAGCCACCAGCCAAACCGAATCCTCATAAGGAAGACGAAGCCGCCTTCGAACGGCTTCAAGAGGGACGGGAACGAGTGAAAGCGGAATTGGGTAAAGTCATTATTGGGCAGGAAGAGGTCATCGATCAAATTCTTCTCACACTGCTTTGCGGCGGCCACTGTCTACTCACGGGTGCTCCTGGATTGGCTAAAACATTGTTGGTGAAATCCGTCGCCCAGATTTTTCAGCTCAACTTTAACCGGATTCAATTTACGCCCGATCTAATGCCAGCCGATATTACCGGCACGGAGATTTTGACCGACACTCCAGAGGGTAGAAAACTCAGCTTTGTAAAGGGGCCCATTTTTGCGAACATCATCTTGGCTGATGAGATCAATCGAACTCCACCGAAGACTCAGGCCGCTCTCTTGGAATCGATGCAAGAGCACCAAGTCACCGCTGCAGGCGAACGTCATGCACTGGAGGAGCCCTTTTTCGTTCTGGCCACGCAAAATCCCGTAGAAATGGAAGGCACCTATCCGCTACCTGAGGCGCAGTTAGACAGATTCCTTTTCAATGTTCTGATCGACTACTTACCTGAAGACGATGAGGTAGCCGTTGTCCAACAAACGACTGCCCGTTTAGGCGAGCCGATCGAACCCGTGTTTACCGCTGAGGATGCCATGGCTTTCCAAAAGCTCGTCAGCCAAGTTCCAGTGTCTGAAGACATTGTTCGCTACGCTGTTCGACTCACTGCCGCATCACGCCCGAGCGACTCCAATGCTCCTGACTTCGTGAAGGGTTGGATCAACTGGGGAGCTGGCACCCGTGCAGCCCAAGCACTCGTGTTGGGGGCAAAGGCACTCGCCCTCTGGGAAGGACGCGCCCATGTCGGCATTGAGGACATTCGCAAACTCGCTGCCCCCGTACTACGTCACCGCGTCCTACTCAACTACCGAGCAGAAGCAGAAGGAGCTACGATAGAGCAGGTAATCGCCAAGCTGGTAGAAGCCGTTCAGGAAACTGTTTCATAA
- the rlmB gene encoding 23S rRNA (guanosine(2251)-2'-O)-methyltransferase RlmB, producing MARRNQKSRAFNRDRGSQHADLNAPLPRMSEEELYDKIFELKSPTVLILDCIEDPHNLGACLRTADAAGVLAVVTPKNKAASITETVRQVASGGAESVPLVQVTNLAQSMNKMKEAGLFLIGTSDQATHDLYDKNLTGPIGIVMGSEGSGLRRLTMDTCDDLISIPMVGEVPCLNISVATGVCLYEVVRQNRRKQEEY from the coding sequence ATGGCTAGACGAAATCAGAAATCCAGAGCATTCAACCGGGACCGGGGCAGCCAGCACGCTGACCTGAACGCACCCCTACCCCGCATGTCGGAAGAAGAGTTGTATGACAAAATCTTCGAGCTCAAAAGTCCAACCGTGCTCATCCTCGACTGCATCGAAGATCCCCACAATTTGGGAGCTTGTCTACGCACAGCGGATGCCGCAGGTGTTCTAGCTGTTGTGACTCCGAAGAATAAAGCTGCTTCTATCACCGAAACGGTTCGCCAAGTTGCTTCAGGGGGCGCAGAATCGGTGCCTTTAGTCCAAGTGACCAATCTAGCACAATCGATGAACAAGATGAAGGAAGCTGGTTTGTTTCTCATCGGAACATCGGATCAAGCGACTCATGATCTATACGACAAGAATCTGACCGGCCCTATTGGTATCGTCATGGGATCAGAGGGAAGCGGACTTCGCAGGCTGACTATGGACACCTGCGATGACTTGATCTCCATTCCGATGGTGGGAGAGGTCCCGTGCCTGAATATATCTGTGGCAACCGGAGTATGCCTCTACGAAGTGGTTCGGCAAAACAGGCGTAAGCAGGAGGAGTATTAG
- a CDS encoding DUF58 domain-containing protein, whose translation MPDSLPSTGIDPKALIAIRDLELRARVVVEGLWSGMHRSPLEGFSVEFTEYRQYSPGDDLRYLDWKALARTDREYIKKFEDETNLRCHIILDTSKSMSFGSLDYNKAEYASTLAATLAYFLLHQRDVVGLSLFDSEIREYVPPRWRPGHLRLLLSKLETKPEGRETNLGHALEEVAMLSRKRSLILVVSDFLTPPDSWGTELGHLSAMRHDVRAIQILDPAEVSLNFGRAAHWEDMETGQRLYIDPEVAKKEYQEKLSTHQSAVKAVIEERGVSFQSITSDTPLDYVLLDLIKRSGIARNVTRINPRSTS comes from the coding sequence ATGCCTGACTCTTTGCCCAGCACCGGTATAGATCCGAAAGCCCTCATCGCCATCCGCGATCTGGAGCTCCGGGCACGTGTGGTTGTGGAAGGCCTATGGTCAGGGATGCACCGAAGCCCACTCGAAGGTTTCTCCGTAGAGTTTACAGAGTATCGCCAATACAGTCCAGGCGACGATCTGCGTTACCTGGATTGGAAAGCCCTCGCCCGCACCGATCGAGAGTACATTAAAAAATTCGAAGACGAAACCAACCTTAGGTGTCACATTATCCTGGATACAAGCAAATCCATGTCGTTCGGGTCACTGGACTACAACAAGGCCGAATATGCGAGCACCCTGGCCGCAACGCTTGCTTATTTCCTTCTACATCAGCGCGACGTTGTAGGACTTTCTCTCTTTGACTCCGAGATAAGGGAATACGTGCCCCCCCGTTGGCGCCCGGGGCACTTAAGACTGCTCCTTTCCAAATTGGAAACGAAACCTGAAGGCCGCGAAACAAACCTCGGACATGCGCTTGAGGAAGTAGCGATGCTCAGTCGAAAACGGAGCTTAATCTTAGTCGTATCCGATTTCCTGACACCACCCGACAGCTGGGGCACAGAGTTGGGGCACTTGTCTGCTATGAGACATGATGTTCGGGCTATTCAAATACTGGACCCTGCAGAAGTATCTCTCAACTTTGGCCGTGCCGCCCACTGGGAGGACATGGAAACGGGGCAACGCCTGTATATTGACCCCGAGGTAGCTAAAAAAGAATACCAGGAAAAGCTATCCACTCACCAGTCGGCAGTGAAAGCCGTAATTGAGGAGCGAGGTGTCTCATTTCAATCGATCACAAGCGACACACCCTTGGATTACGTCCTGCTGGATCTTATTAAACGGAGTGGTATTGCACGCAATGTTACTCGGATCAACCCAAGGAGCACTTCATGA
- a CDS encoding DUF4159 domain-containing protein encodes MSKRIFDTAKQLAGSKQAWVAAVCLSVLVTLPFLHGQRGGRGGYGNSQVGIPTWEVDPEFKNDVFTFARVQYSSYGGRGGWGRGGGRRGGGGWATDYPDAELNLAYRLQQMTSMKVSPEPVVVTLDQEDLQDYPFLYIVEAGRLSFQENEVTALKDYLLNGGFVMFDDFWGEAEWSNVLYEIQRVFPDRQLIDLPIEHPIFHTVFDLKEKPQVPSINSAVYNRGSGITWEREDAKTVHYRGIFDDKNRLMVLICQNTDLGDGWEREGESEWYFREFAEKKAYPMGINIIFYVMTH; translated from the coding sequence ATGAGTAAACGAATTTTCGATACCGCGAAACAGCTGGCTGGATCCAAACAGGCTTGGGTCGCAGCCGTATGCTTATCCGTTCTGGTTACTTTACCCTTCCTGCATGGACAGCGCGGAGGACGAGGAGGTTATGGAAACTCTCAAGTTGGCATTCCCACCTGGGAAGTAGATCCAGAGTTTAAGAATGACGTGTTCACGTTTGCCCGTGTGCAATACTCTTCCTACGGCGGACGGGGTGGCTGGGGCCGAGGCGGTGGACGCAGAGGAGGCGGTGGCTGGGCCACGGACTATCCAGATGCCGAACTCAATCTTGCTTACCGGCTCCAACAGATGACCAGTATGAAGGTCAGTCCCGAGCCCGTGGTTGTCACCCTCGACCAAGAGGACCTTCAGGACTATCCCTTTCTATATATAGTAGAAGCCGGTCGACTCAGTTTCCAGGAAAACGAAGTGACCGCACTGAAAGACTATCTGCTCAATGGTGGCTTTGTCATGTTTGATGACTTCTGGGGAGAAGCTGAGTGGAGTAATGTGCTCTACGAGATCCAACGTGTTTTTCCTGACCGCCAGCTCATCGACCTACCTATTGAGCATCCTATTTTTCACACCGTTTTCGACCTCAAAGAAAAGCCGCAAGTCCCCAGCATCAACTCGGCTGTTTACAATCGAGGCTCGGGAATCACCTGGGAACGCGAGGATGCAAAAACGGTACACTACCGCGGTATCTTCGATGACAAAAATCGCCTCATGGTCCTCATCTGCCAAAACACCGACCTCGGTGATGGCTGGGAACGCGAAGGCGAATCCGAATGGTACTTTCGCGAATTTGCCGAAAAGAAAGCCTACCCGATGGGCATCAACATCATCTTTTACGTGATGACCCATTAA
- a CDS encoding non-ribosomal peptide synthetase yields MTLCDQGSLLISAGLGILKAGLFYTPLDPQSAPDAALKLLKRLNPEAIIIESSSLKSFGELDNFKIPIICLDTLDGGLSVDNPTIPIEPTSLAYVYFTSGSTGAPKGVMDTHRNLLHNVMRYTNSLGISSSDRLSLLHAPNLSACLSSQFGALLNGASVFPKRIQSSDVAELPDWLLDKGITIYHSVPELFRFALNRKSRHSKLRWIRLEGDPSWPEDLATYQELAPPACRLVNGLGTTETGIFHQFFFDKASTLPKHPVSVGHPVEDMKVYTIGADGNLQTEGPGEIVVSSPYISPGYWNDPNKTLEHFIPNPEKLDQRIWRSRDLGNLNHDGCLEYLGRMPDKSEINDNGRSTPKNKPHSQIEKSLASYWEDLFPGSEIYLESNLIELGGTSLTAIRLINKIEKDYSLRLTQKEIVENPTLAGLVKCLEKSLEETTGEPDGPDDR; encoded by the coding sequence GTGACGCTATGTGATCAAGGTTCATTACTCATCTCCGCCGGTTTGGGCATATTAAAGGCAGGCCTTTTCTATACACCCTTGGATCCACAGTCCGCCCCGGATGCTGCTTTGAAACTACTTAAACGCTTAAATCCAGAAGCGATCATTATTGAAAGTAGCTCTCTGAAATCTTTTGGAGAATTGGACAACTTCAAGATTCCAATCATCTGCTTGGACACACTCGACGGCGGCCTATCAGTCGACAATCCAACTATCCCAATCGAACCCACATCATTGGCATATGTATATTTCACGAGTGGCTCTACCGGCGCTCCCAAGGGAGTCATGGATACCCATCGAAACCTGTTACACAATGTCATGCGATACACCAACAGCCTGGGAATCAGTTCCAGTGATCGTTTGAGCCTCCTACATGCACCCAACCTCAGCGCCTGCCTTTCCAGTCAGTTTGGAGCACTCCTTAATGGAGCAAGTGTATTCCCTAAAAGGATACAATCTAGTGATGTGGCGGAATTGCCCGACTGGCTTCTAGATAAGGGAATCACTATTTACCATTCCGTGCCGGAGTTGTTTCGCTTCGCATTGAACCGGAAAAGTCGACACTCAAAGCTGAGATGGATTCGTCTGGAAGGTGACCCATCCTGGCCTGAGGACTTGGCTACCTACCAAGAGCTTGCTCCACCGGCTTGTCGTTTGGTCAATGGACTGGGCACAACGGAAACTGGTATTTTCCACCAGTTCTTTTTTGATAAAGCCTCCACGTTGCCGAAACATCCGGTATCGGTTGGGCACCCCGTGGAAGATATGAAAGTATATACAATTGGGGCTGACGGAAACCTGCAAACAGAAGGACCGGGCGAGATCGTTGTAAGCAGTCCTTACATCAGCCCCGGTTATTGGAATGACCCAAACAAAACCCTGGAACACTTTATCCCGAATCCGGAGAAGCTTGACCAGCGAATCTGGAGATCAAGAGACTTGGGAAACCTTAATCACGATGGTTGCCTCGAATACTTGGGAAGGATGCCCGATAAGTCTGAAATCAATGACAACGGTAGAAGCACACCCAAAAATAAGCCTCATTCTCAAATTGAAAAATCACTCGCAAGCTATTGGGAGGACTTATTTCCCGGATCAGAGATATATTTGGAGAGCAACCTGATTGAACTTGGAGGAACCTCGCTCACTGCAATTCGTCTGATAAATAAAATAGAGAAAGACTACTCCTTAAGACTAACGCAGAAAGAAATAGTAGAGAATCCTACTTTGGCAGGGCTGGTCAAGTGCCTTGAAAAAAGTTTGGAAGAAACGACAGGAGAGCCTGACGGACCAGATGACAGATAA
- a CDS encoding SecC motif-containing protein yields MSPRPKSMVRGDSLCPCKSTQTYYDCCMPFHHGKAKPTTAEQLMRSRYSAYFFRRVDYLVDTTHPDTRAKNLKQELQNTINDVNWSYLNIVDVVNGGKDDKTGKVEFVADYYVNGELHQLQERSRFRKFKGAWKYLDGKQ; encoded by the coding sequence ATGAGTCCGAGGCCTAAATCTATGGTGAGGGGTGATTCTCTCTGTCCTTGTAAGAGTACGCAAACGTACTACGACTGCTGCATGCCTTTTCATCATGGTAAAGCAAAGCCAACTACGGCCGAACAGTTGATGCGTTCTCGCTACAGCGCCTACTTCTTCCGGCGTGTGGATTACCTCGTTGATACGACTCATCCAGATACCAGGGCAAAGAACCTCAAGCAGGAATTACAAAATACTATTAACGACGTCAACTGGAGCTATTTAAACATCGTTGATGTTGTAAACGGTGGTAAAGATGACAAGACGGGCAAAGTCGAATTCGTTGCCGATTACTATGTTAACGGAGAACTACACCAACTCCAGGAACGATCTCGCTTTCGGAAATTTAAAGGGGCCTGGAAATATTTGGACGGTAAGCAGTAA
- a CDS encoding dienelactone hydrolase family protein → MNRISSSIAVITLLLATSLKAQVDPIEGSTTGFAGYIYRLYSPESASPENRLPLILFLHGSFESGDDNEKHVISHIQPLIDSCMGNEYPAFLLAPQAPEPPPPYQYWDPIVLRQLVETLAASLPVDPNRIYITGISVGGRGTWDAASKGLDIFAAGVPFSARAKYEATTLLGSSGIPLWAFHGDNDPIVDLAETTNMIKDIKDAGGQPRFTKLPGFAHNDWSPIYADETGFTDIWEGGPEEDLNDSLYAWMFSKTLPETPYAYSPLQDEETLLFDFGWNHRQPNGTTWNNISVDPSDPIQVLTGLLNSDGAPRQVGLAINDGFEGMDDEGTSTGELYPSQVTADYWWTGSEEGHEAALTHPASIVLSQLPTDQSFRLSFFAAKSGTDGSIDRMTQFTVNGRSVDLDATDNGGDIATLPRMVADNEGNLEIIVAPSPNGAGRYAYLNAMELMVEPWPLNFAYCGELKGIDPDQPNKDQNANGIPELMDFLYGNEAEGAQRTASFVIDGNSLLVSFPIRTEETASGIFYLEKSTTLKDSWVVLGSYDFSSELATNLAFTGTESDMWLQAEALEIEVGTFYRLRGEIP, encoded by the coding sequence ATGAATCGCATTTCGAGCTCTATCGCTGTCATCACGCTGCTCTTAGCAACTAGTCTAAAGGCTCAGGTTGACCCTATCGAAGGGAGTACGACGGGATTTGCAGGATATATTTACCGGCTTTACTCCCCAGAGAGTGCCAGTCCTGAAAATCGCCTCCCCCTCATACTATTTCTGCATGGATCCTTTGAAAGCGGAGATGATAATGAGAAACACGTTATCTCCCACATCCAGCCACTGATCGATTCATGTATGGGCAACGAGTATCCGGCATTCCTGTTGGCCCCTCAAGCCCCTGAGCCCCCTCCTCCCTACCAATACTGGGATCCCATAGTTCTCCGGCAACTCGTTGAGACCTTGGCAGCGAGCCTGCCAGTGGATCCAAACCGAATATATATAACCGGAATATCCGTGGGTGGTCGAGGAACCTGGGATGCCGCTTCCAAAGGCTTAGATATATTTGCTGCAGGGGTTCCGTTCTCTGCGCGTGCGAAATATGAGGCCACAACGCTATTAGGTTCATCGGGGATTCCCCTTTGGGCATTCCACGGTGACAACGACCCAATCGTCGATCTCGCGGAGACCACCAACATGATCAAGGATATCAAGGATGCCGGTGGACAGCCTCGATTCACAAAACTGCCCGGCTTTGCTCACAATGATTGGTCCCCCATTTACGCAGATGAAACTGGATTTACCGATATTTGGGAAGGCGGACCAGAAGAAGATTTAAATGATTCACTCTATGCCTGGATGTTTTCAAAAACATTACCAGAGACGCCCTACGCTTATTCACCCCTCCAGGACGAAGAGACCCTCCTTTTCGATTTCGGCTGGAATCACAGACAACCCAATGGAACAACATGGAATAATATTTCCGTAGATCCAAGCGATCCCATCCAAGTGCTCACTGGCTTGCTCAACTCGGATGGTGCTCCCAGGCAAGTCGGCCTGGCTATCAATGATGGATTTGAAGGCATGGACGACGAAGGAACTTCCACCGGGGAATTGTATCCGTCACAGGTTACGGCGGACTACTGGTGGACCGGTAGTGAAGAAGGACACGAGGCGGCTCTCACACACCCAGCCAGTATCGTACTCAGCCAATTACCCACAGACCAATCCTTCCGGCTCAGTTTCTTTGCCGCTAAAAGTGGTACCGACGGATCGATTGATAGGATGACCCAGTTTACCGTCAATGGACGGTCGGTCGATTTGGACGCCACTGATAATGGGGGCGATATTGCGACCCTTCCCAGAATGGTTGCAGACAATGAGGGCAATCTCGAAATTATCGTGGCACCGAGTCCGAACGGGGCTGGTCGATATGCTTATCTCAATGCCATGGAACTGATGGTCGAACCCTGGCCACTCAACTTTGCTTATTGCGGAGAGCTGAAAGGCATTGATCCGGACCAGCCCAATAAAGATCAAAACGCCAATGGCATTCCAGAGCTCATGGACTTTTTGTATGGCAATGAAGCCGAAGGGGCACAACGGACTGCCTCGTTTGTAATCGATGGAAATAGTCTCTTGGTAAGCTTCCCGATTCGAACAGAGGAAACTGCGAGCGGTATATTCTATTTGGAAAAATCCACCACGCTGAAGGATTCTTGGGTCGTTTTGGGTTCCTACGATTTCTCTTCGGAGCTTGCGACCAACCTGGCGTTTACCGGAACGGAGTCAGACATGTGGCTTCAAGCTGAAGCGTTAGAGATCGAAGTGGGGACCTTTTACAGACTTAGAGGAGAGATCCCTTGA
- a CDS encoding BatA domain-containing protein, which translates to MSFLAPWFLLGALAIAGPIVFHLIRRATRDRVEFSATQFLSASPPRLQKKSSLQHLWLLLLRCLIIALLAFGFARPFFDKEIPVLPENAQIQHTVLILDESASMQRGGHWEAAKTQVSNWVKENGLDHRLSILGVSDRVAHILSDELWEKTPPNERLTLLNGLMADRNPTWGASYLDSGINAAIDELEQLAENSDQDAVKTVRIFSDLTTGTRLAGLAGRDWPDDCVVEFESTVSSGESNVGIQWLGWSKIGEGPRKARISLITTGENQSITLKAVDALNGDPVGEPQSIYTQAGDRRLFLMDIPDEQVNPFLIQVEGDGESFDNDLYVATENIRSVDILVAGSEEANDPKDPLFYILRSTEGLEDPVVEVGAVENSWENWQEDTLVMILNTPDANEISETKQFLTGGGSALLLFKDTAQLELIRSLTDDPGWQSPALTRDYGLLGTIDFEHPVFKIFADPRYNNFANVRFWEPHALEPPAGSEARILAKFDEGPAAIVEVPVGQGKLMIWGGDWTPQAGQWVLFSKFVPWLQQFIETSIGGPSLPTMAFVNEPTRLSGGKEVTWLNQDGESLETTPNSPGLYQLNQNDQSHWVAMNMHHDESRIDPLPFDTWEKLGVPLEPAKLIVPDSLSEERTAAKNAIELEGEQKLWRWLLILTALVLALESLVSITLSRRGAATAEA; encoded by the coding sequence ATGAGTTTTTTAGCTCCATGGTTTCTGCTTGGTGCTCTGGCAATTGCCGGACCTATCGTATTTCACCTTATACGCAGAGCCACTCGAGATCGGGTTGAGTTTAGTGCGACCCAGTTTTTAAGTGCCTCTCCTCCCCGGTTGCAGAAAAAGAGCAGCTTGCAACACCTATGGCTCTTGCTGCTTCGCTGCCTGATTATTGCCCTCTTGGCATTTGGATTCGCCCGACCCTTTTTCGATAAAGAGATTCCCGTGCTGCCTGAAAATGCCCAAATCCAGCACACCGTCCTTATACTAGATGAGAGCGCCAGTATGCAAAGAGGAGGACACTGGGAGGCCGCAAAGACACAAGTTTCCAACTGGGTCAAAGAGAACGGACTCGATCATCGACTGAGTATACTGGGCGTCTCTGACCGCGTCGCTCACATCCTGTCTGACGAGCTCTGGGAGAAAACACCTCCAAATGAGCGGCTGACCTTACTGAATGGATTGATGGCCGATCGCAACCCGACCTGGGGAGCCAGCTATCTTGACAGCGGCATCAATGCGGCCATCGACGAGCTGGAACAACTCGCCGAAAACAGCGACCAGGATGCCGTTAAAACAGTGAGGATATTTTCTGACCTTACTACCGGAACTCGCTTAGCCGGACTAGCCGGTCGAGATTGGCCGGATGATTGCGTAGTGGAATTCGAATCCACTGTGAGTAGCGGAGAAAGTAACGTTGGGATTCAATGGTTAGGCTGGTCAAAGATTGGAGAAGGCCCACGCAAAGCGCGAATCAGCCTCATTACCACGGGCGAAAATCAGAGCATTACGTTGAAAGCAGTAGATGCCTTGAACGGAGACCCTGTAGGAGAACCCCAGAGCATCTACACTCAAGCCGGCGACCGAAGACTCTTCCTCATGGATATACCGGATGAGCAAGTGAATCCTTTTCTCATTCAGGTAGAGGGCGATGGTGAGTCCTTCGATAACGACCTATACGTAGCCACTGAAAACATTCGATCCGTGGACATATTAGTTGCAGGGAGCGAAGAAGCAAATGACCCGAAAGACCCACTGTTCTATATTCTCCGATCGACAGAAGGATTAGAAGATCCCGTTGTTGAAGTTGGGGCCGTAGAAAATAGCTGGGAAAATTGGCAAGAGGATACCCTTGTCATGATCCTCAACACGCCTGACGCGAATGAAATCTCAGAGACAAAACAATTTCTGACAGGAGGAGGATCTGCACTGCTCTTGTTTAAGGACACTGCCCAACTTGAGCTTATCCGCTCGCTCACCGACGATCCAGGCTGGCAATCCCCGGCCCTCACCCGCGACTATGGACTTCTGGGAACTATTGATTTTGAGCACCCGGTTTTCAAAATATTTGCCGACCCACGTTACAATAACTTTGCCAACGTACGATTCTGGGAGCCGCATGCTCTAGAACCTCCTGCAGGATCTGAAGCACGGATACTTGCAAAATTTGATGAAGGCCCTGCCGCAATTGTAGAAGTTCCGGTCGGTCAGGGAAAACTCATGATATGGGGTGGCGATTGGACACCTCAAGCAGGCCAATGGGTACTCTTCTCAAAGTTCGTCCCCTGGTTGCAACAGTTCATCGAAACCTCGATTGGAGGACCTTCCCTGCCCACAATGGCCTTTGTAAATGAACCCACCCGGCTTTCGGGTGGCAAAGAAGTCACTTGGCTAAATCAAGATGGGGAATCACTCGAGACCACACCGAATTCACCCGGACTTTATCAGTTAAACCAGAACGATCAATCTCACTGGGTAGCAATGAATATGCACCACGACGAAAGCCGGATTGATCCATTGCCTTTTGATACATGGGAAAAACTGGGAGTCCCTCTGGAACCGGCCAAATTGATCGTCCCGGATTCCTTAAGCGAGGAACGAACCGCCGCTAAAAATGCCATTGAGCTAGAGGGCGAGCAAAAGCTCTGGCGCTGGTTACTCATCCTAACCGCGCTTGTACTGGCCCTCGAAAGCCTCGTTTCCATTACCCTGAGCCGAAGAGGAGCGGCCACTGCAGAAGCATGA